A genome region from Desulfovibrio legallii includes the following:
- a CDS encoding acetate kinase, giving the protein MKVLVINAGSSSCKYQLLEMDDRSVLCSGLAERISQEGGRLTHKIAPDTDKEEKLVREASFPTHVEAMELVIALLTDPQKGVIKDKSEIYAIGHRVLHGGEAVSQPVRVDERIKGIIRECFPLGPLHNPANLMGIEVAEKLFPGVPNVAVFDTEFGMGMPKEAYMYALPYGLYEELKIRRYGFHGTSHKYIAHKTAEYLGKPLKDLRSITMHLGNGSSMSCVKNGKCFDTSMGLTPLEGLIMGTRCGSIDPAIVPFVMEKKGLSPAEADTLMNKKSGLLGLCGYTDMRDVHAQVDKGDERAALALAMLVRSIKKTLGAYLALLEGKADALVFTAGIGENDDIVRAQVCAGMEAFGIKLDQKENSTRKPGARTISAPESRIPVLVIPTNEELQIALATVEVLG; this is encoded by the coding sequence ATGAAAGTTCTGGTCATCAACGCGGGCTCTTCGTCCTGCAAATACCAACTGCTGGAAATGGACGACCGCAGCGTGCTCTGCTCCGGCCTGGCCGAACGCATCAGTCAGGAGGGCGGCCGCCTGACCCACAAAATCGCCCCGGATACGGACAAGGAAGAAAAACTCGTCCGCGAAGCCAGCTTCCCCACCCATGTGGAAGCCATGGAGCTGGTCATCGCCCTGCTCACCGACCCGCAGAAGGGCGTGATCAAAGACAAGAGCGAAATCTACGCCATCGGCCACCGCGTGCTGCACGGCGGCGAGGCTGTGAGCCAGCCCGTGCGCGTGGACGAACGCATCAAGGGAATCATCCGGGAATGCTTCCCCCTGGGGCCCCTGCACAACCCGGCCAACCTTATGGGCATTGAAGTGGCGGAAAAGCTCTTCCCCGGCGTGCCCAACGTGGCCGTGTTTGATACGGAATTCGGCATGGGCATGCCCAAGGAAGCCTACATGTACGCCCTGCCCTACGGCCTGTACGAGGAGCTGAAGATCCGCCGCTACGGCTTCCACGGCACCTCGCACAAGTACATCGCCCACAAGACGGCGGAATACCTGGGCAAGCCCCTTAAGGATCTGCGCTCCATCACCATGCACCTGGGCAACGGCTCTTCCATGAGCTGCGTTAAGAACGGCAAGTGCTTCGACACCAGCATGGGCCTCACCCCGCTGGAAGGCCTGATCATGGGCACCCGCTGCGGCAGCATAGACCCGGCCATTGTGCCCTTTGTCATGGAGAAAAAGGGGCTCAGCCCGGCCGAGGCCGACACCCTTATGAACAAAAAGTCCGGCCTGCTGGGCCTTTGCGGCTACACGGACATGCGCGACGTGCACGCCCAGGTGGATAAAGGCGACGAGCGCGCCGCCCTGGCCCTGGCCATGCTGGTGCGCAGCATCAAAAAGACCCTCGGCGCGTATCTGGCCCTGCTGGAAGGCAAGGCGGACGCCCTGGTCTTTACCGCCGGCATAGGCGAAAACGACGACATCGTGCGCGCCCAGGTCTGCGCCGGCATGGAAGCCTTCGGCATCAAGCTGGATCAGAAGGAAAACAGCACCCGCAAGCCCGGCGCGCGCACCATTTCCGCGCCGGAAAGCCGCATCCCCGTGCTGGTCATCCCCACCAACGAAGAACTGCAGATCGCCCTGGCCACTGTGGAAGTGCTGGGCTGA
- a CDS encoding fumarate reductase flavoprotein subunit, giving the protein MRIFESDVLCIGAGLAGERVAVEAAQAGFRVICLSVVPPKRSHSSAAMGGMQAALGNSIMGDGDCSQIHFADTVKGSDWGCDQEVARLFAETAPIAMREMAWMGVPWSRVVPGEHTYFKGGKPFQATEKKENEGLIHSRAFGGTAKWRTCYTSDGTGHAVLFTLDNRLLQLGVEVHDRMQAEVLVHNGEHCMGCVARDLRTGELTGYFAKATLIATGGYGRIYRATTNAVICDGGGQITALETGLVPLGNMEAVQFHPTGTVPTDILVTEGCRGDGGTLLDVNEYRFMPDYEPEKAELASRDVVSRRMTEHMRKGYGVKSPYGEHLWLDIRHLGKKHITTNLREVYDICTHFLGVNPIHQLIPVRPTHHYSMGGVRINKDGHAYGLKGLFSAGEAACWDMHGFNRLGGNSLAETVVSGRIVGKKLVEFLEGYETVFSTAAMKEGTTRVQDRIAALLRGAGDDCYTLRNAMQDVMMEHVGIFRNGKDLQEGVDKLQELLERCKNMRLVSGNIPGPNAELSMALRVPGMLKLALCTAYGALMRTESRGAHAREDYPERNDKDWLVRTLAYWKEGDSLPTLKYEPATPFFIMPPGDRGYGGGKIIPGEIREDQVVPYDQKG; this is encoded by the coding sequence ATGCGTATTTTTGAAAGCGACGTTCTGTGCATCGGAGCCGGCCTTGCCGGAGAGCGCGTGGCCGTGGAGGCCGCCCAGGCCGGATTCCGGGTCATCTGTCTTTCGGTGGTGCCGCCCAAGCGCTCGCACTCTTCGGCGGCCATGGGCGGCATGCAGGCGGCCCTGGGCAATTCCATCATGGGCGACGGCGATTGCTCGCAGATCCATTTTGCCGATACCGTCAAGGGCTCGGACTGGGGCTGCGACCAGGAGGTGGCCCGCCTTTTTGCCGAAACCGCGCCCATCGCCATGCGCGAAATGGCCTGGATGGGCGTGCCCTGGAGCCGCGTGGTGCCGGGCGAACACACCTACTTTAAGGGCGGCAAGCCCTTTCAGGCTACGGAAAAGAAGGAAAACGAAGGCCTGATCCACTCCCGCGCCTTCGGCGGCACGGCCAAGTGGCGCACCTGCTATACCTCGGACGGCACCGGCCACGCCGTGCTCTTTACCCTGGACAACCGCCTGCTGCAGCTGGGCGTGGAAGTGCACGACCGCATGCAGGCCGAGGTTCTGGTTCACAACGGCGAGCACTGCATGGGCTGCGTGGCCCGCGACCTGCGCACCGGCGAGCTCACGGGCTACTTTGCCAAAGCCACGCTCATCGCCACGGGCGGCTACGGGCGCATCTATCGGGCCACCACCAATGCGGTCATCTGCGACGGCGGCGGCCAGATCACTGCCCTGGAAACCGGCCTGGTGCCCCTGGGCAACATGGAGGCCGTGCAGTTCCACCCCACGGGCACGGTGCCCACGGATATCCTGGTGACCGAAGGCTGCCGCGGCGACGGCGGCACCCTGCTGGACGTGAACGAATACCGCTTCATGCCCGACTACGAACCCGAAAAGGCCGAGCTGGCCTCGCGCGACGTGGTCTCCCGCCGCATGACCGAGCACATGCGCAAGGGCTACGGCGTCAAAAGCCCCTACGGTGAGCACCTCTGGCTGGACATCCGCCACCTGGGCAAAAAGCACATCACCACCAACCTGCGGGAAGTTTACGACATCTGCACTCACTTCCTGGGCGTGAACCCCATCCACCAGCTCATCCCCGTGCGGCCCACCCACCACTACAGCATGGGCGGCGTGCGCATCAACAAAGACGGCCACGCCTACGGCCTCAAGGGGCTTTTCAGCGCCGGCGAGGCCGCCTGCTGGGATATGCACGGCTTTAACCGCCTGGGCGGCAACTCCCTGGCGGAGACCGTGGTCTCCGGCCGCATTGTGGGCAAAAAACTGGTGGAATTTCTGGAAGGCTACGAGACGGTGTTCTCCACCGCCGCCATGAAGGAAGGCACGACCAGGGTGCAGGACCGCATTGCGGCGCTGTTGCGCGGCGCGGGCGACGACTGTTACACCTTGCGCAACGCCATGCAGGACGTGATGATGGAGCATGTGGGCATCTTCCGCAACGGCAAGGATTTGCAGGAAGGCGTGGACAAGCTCCAGGAGCTTCTGGAACGCTGCAAAAACATGCGTCTGGTCAGCGGCAACATCCCTGGGCCCAACGCCGAGCTTTCCATGGCCCTGCGGGTGCCGGGCATGCTCAAGCTGGCCCTCTGCACGGCCTACGGCGCGCTTATGCGCACTGAAAGCCGCGGCGCGCACGCCCGCGAGGACTACCCAGAGCGCAACGACAAAGACTGGCTGGTGCGCACCCTGGCCTACTGGAAGGAAGGCGACAGTCTGCCCACGCTCAAGTATGAGCCCGCTACGCCGTTCTTCATCATGCCCCCGGGCGATCGGGGCTACGGCGGCGGCAAGATCATACCCGGCGAAATCAGGGAAGACCAGGTCGTTCCCTACGATCAGAAAGGCTAA
- a CDS encoding CBS and ACT domain-containing protein, with protein MLILDWMKPHVVTVSPETTLLQCKKLLRDHHINRLPVVDKDKVVVGLISSSDLKAYSPLHTTGYEILEAMDIIAETKAKDVMVVAPTTIYYGNTVEQAAKLMFDKHVACLPVVNEEDKLVGILTGWDVFHALLTISGAEQPGEEAGFVVPNQPGTIRALLDVLKANGMSVISVLSATVENGMRQVKIRFRSPNPAALDATIESFKKLDGLRYWLRDGKLHMTNEERPKA; from the coding sequence ATGCTTATTCTTGACTGGATGAAACCCCATGTAGTCACCGTTTCGCCTGAGACCACCCTGCTGCAGTGCAAAAAGCTGCTCAGAGACCACCACATCAACCGCCTGCCCGTGGTGGACAAGGACAAGGTGGTAGTGGGCCTTATTTCCTCCTCGGACCTCAAGGCTTACTCCCCCCTGCACACCACGGGCTATGAAATCCTGGAGGCCATGGACATCATTGCCGAAACCAAGGCCAAGGACGTAATGGTGGTGGCCCCCACCACCATCTATTACGGCAATACCGTGGAGCAGGCGGCCAAGCTCATGTTTGACAAACATGTGGCCTGCCTGCCCGTGGTCAATGAGGAAGACAAGCTGGTGGGCATTCTTACCGGCTGGGACGTCTTCCATGCGTTGCTCACCATCAGCGGCGCGGAACAGCCCGGCGAGGAAGCGGGCTTTGTGGTGCCCAACCAGCCCGGCACCATCCGCGCTCTGCTGGATGTGCTCAAGGCCAACGGCATGAGCGTCATTTCCGTGCTTTCCGCCACGGTGGAAAACGGCATGCGGCAGGTAAAAATCCGCTTCCGTTCCCCCAACCCCGCCGCCTTGGACGCGACCATTGAGAGCTTCAAAAAACTCGACGGCTTGCGCTACTGGCTGCGAGACGGCAAACTGCATATGACAAATGAGGAGCGCCCCAAGGCCTGA
- a CDS encoding NAD(P)-dependent malic enzyme has protein sequence MSRIKNLREEALAMHKEYQGKIEVRVKAPVRDADDLTLAYSPGVAEPCMEIHRNPDALDVYTNHANFVCVVSNGTAVLGLGAIGAAAAMPVMEGKSLLFKTFGDVDAFPICVNTKDTAKIVELVELMAPTFGGVNLEDIKAPECFVIEDSLKKNGVFKGPIFHDDQHGTAVVTLAGLMNALKLVGKKLDDITVVTSGAGAAGIAIIRLLMALGLKNVIMCDSRGPIWQGRAEGMNPYKDDIAARTNPNKIKGGLADAIKGADVFIGVSAPDTLTEDMIRSMGKDPIVFAQANPIPEIWPIQRAKDAGARVVATGRSDCPNQINNVLAFPGIFRGALDVCATDINDAMKIAAAEAIAGLVKPEELSPEYIIPSTLNPEVAPQVAAATAKAAIASGIARKPQEPAAVAESLRKRLAGRQLQRG, from the coding sequence ATGTCACGGATCAAGAATCTGCGGGAAGAAGCCCTGGCTATGCACAAGGAATACCAGGGCAAGATCGAGGTGCGGGTCAAAGCGCCCGTGCGCGACGCCGATGACCTTACCCTGGCCTATTCGCCGGGCGTGGCCGAACCCTGCATGGAAATCCACCGCAATCCTGACGCCCTTGACGTCTACACCAACCACGCCAACTTCGTCTGCGTGGTCTCCAACGGCACCGCCGTGCTCGGCCTGGGCGCCATCGGGGCCGCTGCCGCCATGCCTGTTATGGAAGGCAAATCCTTGCTCTTCAAGACCTTCGGCGACGTGGACGCCTTCCCCATCTGCGTGAATACCAAGGATACCGCCAAAATCGTGGAGCTGGTGGAGCTTATGGCCCCCACCTTCGGCGGCGTGAACCTGGAGGACATCAAGGCCCCGGAATGCTTTGTTATTGAAGACAGCCTCAAAAAGAACGGCGTGTTCAAAGGCCCCATCTTCCACGACGACCAGCACGGCACCGCCGTGGTTACCCTGGCCGGCCTCATGAACGCCCTTAAGCTGGTGGGCAAAAAGCTGGACGACATCACCGTGGTCACCAGCGGCGCGGGCGCGGCCGGCATCGCCATTATCAGGCTGCTCATGGCCCTGGGCCTCAAAAACGTCATCATGTGCGATTCCCGCGGGCCCATCTGGCAGGGGCGCGCCGAGGGCATGAACCCCTATAAGGACGACATAGCCGCCCGCACCAATCCCAACAAAATCAAGGGCGGCCTGGCCGACGCCATCAAGGGCGCGGACGTCTTCATCGGCGTTTCCGCCCCCGATACCCTCACCGAGGACATGATCCGCAGCATGGGCAAAGACCCCATCGTCTTCGCCCAGGCTAATCCCATCCCTGAAATCTGGCCCATCCAGCGCGCCAAAGACGCCGGGGCCAGGGTGGTGGCCACCGGACGCTCCGATTGCCCCAACCAGATCAACAACGTGCTGGCCTTTCCCGGCATCTTCCGCGGCGCGCTCGACGTCTGCGCCACAGACATCAACGACGCCATGAAAATCGCCGCCGCCGAGGCCATCGCCGGCCTGGTCAAACCCGAAGAACTCAGCCCGGAATACATCATCCCCTCCACCCTCAACCCCGAAGTGGCCCCGCAAGTGGCCGCCGCCACCGCCAAAGCCGCCATTGCAAGCGGCATAGCCAGAAAACCCCAGGAGCCCGCCGCCGTGGCCGAAAGCCTGCGCAAACGCCTGGCCGGCCGCCAGCTCCAGCGCGGATAG
- a CDS encoding fumarate reductase iron-sulfur subunit: MGRNLTFEIFRYNPLDPHSTPHMQTFQLEEHPSMTLFIALNMIREKQDASLQFDFCCRAGICGSCGMVINGRPGLACHTQTCDLPDHISLHPLPVFKLLGDLSVDTGTWFRNVGKKIESWIHTNKAFDPAEQEERMSNDLATKIFELDRCIECGCCVAACGTARMREDFIGATAINRMARFYIDPRDNRAPADYYDLIGDDNGVFGCMGLLACDSVCPKQLPLQDQLGIMRRMVTMESVRGILPEGLRRKMQGCGCGCAKG, translated from the coding sequence ATGGGACGCAATCTTACCTTTGAGATCTTCCGCTACAATCCGCTGGATCCGCATTCCACCCCGCATATGCAGACCTTCCAGCTGGAAGAGCACCCCAGCATGACGCTCTTCATCGCCTTGAACATGATCCGCGAAAAGCAGGACGCCTCCCTGCAGTTCGATTTCTGCTGCCGCGCCGGCATCTGCGGTTCCTGCGGCATGGTCATCAACGGCAGGCCCGGTCTGGCCTGCCACACCCAGACCTGCGACCTGCCGGACCACATCAGCCTGCATCCCCTGCCGGTCTTTAAGCTGCTGGGCGACCTTTCCGTGGATACGGGCACCTGGTTCCGCAACGTGGGCAAAAAAATCGAATCCTGGATCCACACCAACAAGGCTTTTGATCCCGCCGAGCAGGAAGAACGCATGAGCAACGATCTGGCCACCAAAATTTTTGAGCTGGATCGCTGCATCGAATGCGGCTGTTGCGTGGCGGCCTGCGGCACGGCCCGCATGCGCGAAGACTTTATCGGTGCCACGGCCATCAACCGCATGGCGCGCTTCTATATTGACCCGCGCGACAACCGCGCCCCGGCCGACTACTACGATCTTATCGGCGACGACAACGGCGTGTTCGGCTGCATGGGCCTGCTGGCCTGCGACAGCGTGTGCCCCAAGCAGCTGCCCCTGCAGGACCAGCTGGGCATCATGCGGCGGATGGTTACTATGGAATCGGTGCGGGGCATTCTGCCCGAAGGCCTGCGCCGCAAAATGCAGGGCTGCGGCTGCGGTTGCGCCAAGGGCTAG
- a CDS encoding succinate dehydrogenase/fumarate reductase transmembrane subunit, whose amino-acid sequence MASSRVPLEGKTRLDFWQAASGALLALFVCVHLVLEGTVVISPALTNGIAWLLEVTWLAQLAAPIVLLLIVFHFYIAARKMPFRAHELGIFVQHSKSLKDFDTWLWLVQVFTAIVILLGAFYHVYTVMTDLPINVAGSAKRLHNGWLAFYVVFLPCVILHTGIGVYRIAVKFGICTKSTKPRWRKWTWIVMACYLLLGALALTRAWFQG is encoded by the coding sequence ATGGCTTCGAGCAGAGTTCCCCTTGAGGGCAAGACGCGCCTGGATTTCTGGCAGGCCGCCTCAGGCGCGCTTCTGGCCCTGTTCGTGTGCGTTCACCTGGTGCTGGAGGGCACCGTGGTGATCAGCCCGGCCCTGACCAACGGCATTGCCTGGCTTCTGGAGGTTACCTGGCTTGCGCAGCTGGCCGCCCCCATCGTGCTTTTGCTCATCGTGTTCCATTTTTATATCGCGGCCCGCAAAATGCCCTTCCGCGCGCATGAGCTGGGCATTTTTGTGCAGCACAGCAAAAGCCTGAAGGATTTTGACACCTGGTTGTGGCTGGTGCAGGTCTTTACGGCCATCGTCATCCTGCTGGGCGCATTCTACCATGTGTACACCGTCATGACGGATCTGCCCATCAACGTGGCGGGCAGCGCCAAGCGCCTGCACAACGGCTGGCTGGCCTTCTATGTGGTCTTTTTGCCCTGCGTCATCCTGCATACGGGCATCGGCGTCTACCGCATCGCCGTGAAGTTCGGCATCTGCACCAAGAGCACGAAGCCGCGGTGGCGCAAATGGACCTGGATTGTCATGGCATGTTATCTGTTGCTCGGCGCGCTGGCCCTGACCCGCGCCTGGTTCCAGGGATAG